In Canis aureus isolate CA01 chromosome 12, VMU_Caureus_v.1.0, whole genome shotgun sequence, a genomic segment contains:
- the RAD51AP2 gene encoding RAD51-associated protein 2: MSLSRCAARGAQLGEADARVAPPGDPDDAPPPSSKRPRLQGPGSASEGEWRLPSAPRLSEAEKVWPSPPRAFRAPLVSAAALLDPSTDARAGSPVSGAHVCNLARCQDGKREKSSRAQPLPSASPEGGVRAPGGSREAGPRGPEAQGGPLPSAAAARCVPGCAERADGGQYSVRGRDGVQEGRGYVKQTENLFLGITLCREIKSTCHDTKSRCRADTVRPANRKENNVSASTLHVSKSPNQPSMEIARPSYFRDRSTISIPEFPTDLNSKMSSVYLKGIAKKENDKNEAYVRDFTNIYWSQNRPDVKKQKLQDGKNIADAEGENIFSACYESNHQSLSNQNICVRKEDLISFNYYNHSSIKSDVTGSEKSITRILGNANSKEAETCLDIDMFTRLEKSQSRDYDIKHVLEKREGCLVIETYKTQSENVKKTGEKSNFLQLLEIDLLSKEGYHHADAVNTCEKQLKPLMIGTLGSQNALMIFFGLKGEGENNNMVELRYYTAQEGSHLGNIFESLIMAIFYFRENISGNRKGDNILTWYEIFKDKRQISLQNLITKIMNVNRKNMLSIHLQTSVSKPLNSILKTNIASLLNSFDSLKRIENGSKLEEKCIAKSIMPLHYSKNILEENHTVNLGRISTFSRQLGDMKPILEKRKLFKSDQIFEECKKKPINSFILTTKNKPFPTFETYKKIPLSMDFDDGDEISLTKEIYETKNCPEQFTNDENWAHRSPNTVETLKSSSIFKRNSHRYTNEKFYKINMYNQNLDIERKLERNKISSFNFKCLFEDFFNTRQQAIPTNHNVKHSEQTNPRSVTELLNFGSLQSETKEKKHDSILKAEANETAQSLTNSVEVNKDTKVEKEEKNNFYSMDGTFSVQPVSLMSKVNAEETKYVHQNNEADRNEDEGVLQESELANSKHFHPKNDSSECVIHQFETDLSLGNNECFQDLNAECLSTEALTIANDFEMKSKFDLVLAELHMFHEISQESKNLSAVGTHNGQEIYFRENNDIKEVKVEIKKDLPTVTVNKICESSLLCDTPKRHQSSFKWERAPDHGEQEVPNEYSRPRTLDEELLYPISKEDCEKPSPKRSAFFSDELEEKFNYLLKGGSNFSHGISRVLPLKTCSRPIRIGLSRKAKLKQLHPYLK; this comes from the exons ATGTCGCTGTCGCGCTGCGCGGCGCGGGGCGCCCAGCTCGGGGAGGCTGATGCCCGCGTAGCGCCTCCCGGGGACCCTGATGATGCCCCACCCCCCAGTAGTAAGCGGCCCCGTCTACAGGGGCCCGGCAGTGCCTCTGAGGGGGAGTGGAGGCTCCCTTCGGCACCTCGCTTGTCTGAGGCGGAAAAAGTCTGGCCGTCGCCGCCCAGAGCCTTCAGGGCGCCGCTTGTGTCAGCTGCCGCGCTTCTGGATCCCTCCACGGACGCGCGTGCGGGGAGCCCAGTCAGTGGGGCGCACGTGTGTAACCTGGCGAGGTGCCAGGACGGCAAGCGTGAGAAGAGCAGTCGCGCGCAGCCTCTGCCCTCAGCAAGTCCAGAGGGGGGCGTGAGGGCTCCCGGAGGGTCTCGTGAGGCGGGGCCGCGCGGCCCCGAGGCCCAGGGCGGGCCGCTTCcgtccgccgccgccgcgcgctgTGTCCCTGGATGCGCGGAAAGGGCGGATGGAGGACAGTACTCGGTCCGAGGGAGAGACGGCGTTCAGGAAGGCCGCGGTTACGTAAAACAGACAGAAAACCTATTCTTGGGTATTACCCTCTGCAGGGAAATCAAATCAACGTGTCATGACACGAAGAGCAGGTGTCGAGCCGACACTGTTAGGCCagcaaataggaaagaaaataacgTTTCTGCATCTACGTTACATGTATCGAAATCTCCAAACCAGCCCAGCATGGAAATTGCCAGACCCAGCTATTTTAGAGATCGCAGCACAATAAGTATCCCTGAGTTTCCAACGGATTTAAATAGCAAAATGTCCTCTGTCTATTTAAAGGGAATTGCAAAGAAAGAGAATGACAAAAACGAGGCATATGTTAGGGATTTCACAAACATTTACTGGTCCCAAAATAGACCTGATGTTAAGAAGCAAAAGTTACAGGATGGTAAAAACATTGCGGATGCcgagggagaaaatattttttctgcatgcTATGAAAGTAACCACCAGTCACTCAGCAACCAAAATATTTGTGTGAGAAAAGAAGACTTGATCAGTTTCAACTACTATAACCACAGTAGCATCAAATCTGATGTAACAGGCTCCGAAAAGAGTATCACTAGGATACTAGGGAATGCAAACTcgaaagaagcagaaacatgcTTGGACATTGACATGTTTACCAGATTAGAGAAATCTCAGAGCCGGGACTATGACATTAAACACGTTTTGGAAAAGAGGGAAGGTTGTCTGGTTATAGAAACTTACAAGACTCAaagtgaaaatgttaaaaaaactggagaaaaatcgAATTTTCTACAATTATTAGAAATAGATCTTTTAAGCAAAGAAGGTTATCACCATGCAGATGCCGTAAATACATGTGAAAAACAATTAAAGCCTCTCATGATTGGAACACTTGGTAGCCAAAAtgctttaatgatttttttcggGTTAAAGGgtgaaggagaaaataataatatggtAGAGTTAAGATATTATACGGCACAAGAAGGCTCTCATTTAGGCAATATTTTTGAGAGTCTCATTATGGCAATTTTTTATTTTCgtgaaaatatttcaggaaatcGAAAAGGTGACAATATTTTAACCTGGTATGAAATTTTCAAAGATAAGAGACAAATTAGTCTTCAAAATCTAATAACTAAGATTATGAATGTCAATAGAAAGAATATGTTAAGCATACATTTGCAAACCAGTGTCTCAAAACCTCTAAATAGTATATTGAAAACCAACATAGCTTCTTTGCTTAATAGCTTTgactctttaaaaagaattgaaaatggtTCTAAATTAGAGGAGAAATGCATTGCCAAGTCGATAATGCCTTTgcattattcaaaaaatattctagAGGAAAATCATACTGTAAATCTAGGAAGGATTTCAACTTTTTCAAGACAATTAGGAGATATGAAAcctatattagaaaaaagaaagttatttaaaaGTGATCAAATTTTTGAAGAATGTAAGAAAAAACCCATAAATTCTTTCATTCTGACAACTAAAAACAAACCTTTTCCAACTTttgaaacatacaaaaaaattccTCTTTCAATGGATTTTGATGACGGGGATGAAATTTCTTTGACAAAAGAAATTTATGAGACTAAGAATTGTCCTGAACAatttacaaatgatgaaaattGGGCTCACCGTAGTCCTAATACTGTTGAAACACTTAAGTCTAGTTCTATATTTAAACGGAACAGCCACAGATATactaatgaaaaattttataaaataaatatgtacaatCAAAATTTAGATATTGAAAGAAAACTGGAGCGTAATAAGATAAGTAGCTTTAATTTTAAGTGCCTATTTGAAGATTTCTTCAATACTAGGCAACAGGCCATACCAACAAACCACAATGTAAAACATAGTGAACAAACCAATCCTAGGAGTGTAACTGAATTGCTAAATTTTGGGAGCTTGCAAAGTGagaccaaagaaaaaaaacatgactcCATTTTGAAGGCAGAAGCAAATGAAACGGCACAAAGTTTAACAAACAGTGTTGAAGTTAACAAAGACACTAaggtagaaaaggaagagaaaaataatttttactcaaTGGATGGCACGTTTTCTGTGCAACCAGTTTCACTAATGAGTAAAGTGAATGCGGAAGAAACTAAGTATGTTCAtcaaaataatgaagctgatAGAAATGAAGATGAGGGTGTTTTGCAAGAAAGTGAGTTAGCTAATTCAAAGCACTTTCATCCAAAGAATGACTCTTCAGAATGTGTTATTCATCAGTTTGAAACTGATTTGAGTCTAGGGAACAATGAATGTTTTCAGGACTTAAATGCTGAGTGTTTATCAACAGAAGCTCTGACAATAGCAAACGATTTTGAGATGAAGAGTAAATTTGATTTAGTACTTGCAGAACTTCATATGTTTCATGAAATCAGTCAGGAAAGCAAAAATCTAAGTGCTGTAGGAACACACAATGGGCAAGagatttactttagagaaaataACGATATTAAGGAGGTAAAAGTGGAGATAAAAAAAGATTTGCCAACAGTTACAGTCAACAAAATATGTGAGTCTTCTTTGCTCTGTGATACTCCTAAGAGACACCAAAGTTCATTTAAATGGGAAAGAGCACCGGATCACGGAGAACAGGAAGTTCCAAATGAATATAGCCGTCCAAGAACATTGGACGAAGAATTGCTTTATCCCATTTCCAAGGAAG attgcgAGAAACCTTCACCTAAAAGGTCTGCTTTTTTCTCCGATGAACTTGaggaaaaatttaattatttgctgAAGGGAG GTAGTAATTTTTCACATGGGATTTCAAGAGTACTACCTCTTAAGACATGCAGTCGACCAATCAGAATTGGTTTGTCAAGAAAAGCTAAGCTTAAACAACTTCATCCCTATCTGAAATAA